The window GATCGACGTGCGCGGGGCAGACCACGAGGGCATCATCCACGAGATTGCCCGCGAACTCTCCCGGCTCGGCATCAACATCGAGTCCGCCGAGACGGGCACGGTGGAGGCGCCGGTCACGGGCGTGCCGCTCTTCTTCATGAAGACGCTCGTCCACGTTCCGGCCCAACTCGCCGAAGCCGAGTGGATGGCCGCACTCGATGAGGCCGCACGCGCCTCCGGCCTCGATATCGACATCTCCTTCGAGCCGGCGGCGGACCCTGGCTCTTAGCGGGTCAGCGGTTCGAACACGAGAACCTCGTCGCCCCCGGCGTTGGAGAGCGCCAGCCGCTCAGCGGTCACCTCGTAGGATGTCGCCTCAGCCAGGAGCCGGAAGTACGACGTTCCCGTGGCTCGCACGGTTCACGCTCCCTAGGTGAACTTCTTGCGCAACCGCGCGACTGGACCGATACTAATCTAAGATAAGGAATTCGTTCGTATACTCCCAAACGACACCATCCCTCTTGCGAGATGACCCGTGAAGGAGGAACACCGTGCGACTCGACGCGTCCGACATAGACCCTCACGACAGCAAGCCCGTGCATATTCGTCTCGACCTGATCAGCCGCACCGGCGGCTCCGGGCTGTGGTGGGTCGCACAGCAGTTCGAGGACGGCACTCGGAAGCCAGAAGGGATGTTCACCGAATTCGATGCCGCACGCGCCCTCGCCACCGAACTCGCTGCATCGCTCGGAATCCCGATCATCGAGAAGGACTTCGCTTCCTGAGTCGGCCCGTCGTGCGAGACGCCCTCGGCTAGAACTCGCACCCCCCGAGCCGCTCGAAGACCACATCGACGCGGCGAAGGAAGGTGCGCGGGTCGAAGAGCTCGTCCAACCGGTCTTCGGTAAGTGCGCATCTCGAATCGGCTTCGAGGCGCTCACGGAAGGTGGCACCGGGACGCGCCTGCTGAATGTCGTCCCACACGCGCATCGCGTTACCCTGCACGATCGCGTAGGCGTCCTCGCGCGTCATGCCGGTATCGACGAGCGCGAGCAAGACGCGGCTGCTGTAGATTAGCCCACGCGTCGCCTCGAGGTTCGCCCGCATACGCTCAGGGTAGAGCACGAGCCCATCGAGCACCCACGCAAGCTTGTCGAGAAGGTAGTCGAGCGCGATCGTCGAGCCGCTGAGGACCACACGCTCCGCGCTTGAGTGACTGATATCGCGCTCGTGCCACAGCGCGACGTTGTCGAATCCAACCTGCGCGCCCGCCTTCACGACCCTCGCGAGCCCGCAAATTCTCTCGGCGGTAATGGGATTGCGCTTGTGCGGCATCGCACTCGAGCCCTTCTGTCCGCTTGTGAAGGGCTCCTCGGCTTCGAGCGTTTCACTCTTCTGGAGGGCGCGGACCTCGGTCGCGATCTCCTCGGCGGTGGCCGCGAGGGTTGCCAGCACCGCGAGAAATTGCGCGTGCCGATCGCGTGGAATGACCTGTGTCGAGAGCGGCTCGGGCGTGAGGCCGAGACGCTCGCACACGTACGCTTCCACGAACGGGTCGATGGTGCTGTAGGAGCCCACCGCTCCCGAGATCGCGCCAACCGCGACGACCTCGCGGGTGCGCTCGAGCCGATCGAGCGCTCGGCGCATCGCCCAGGCCCAACGCGCGAACTTCATGCCCATCGTCATCGGCTCCGCGTGAATGCCGTGGGTGCGGCCTACGCAGAGCATCTCTCGCGTTTCAAACGCACGGCGCTTGCAGACTTCGCCCACCCGTCTGACGTCATCGATGAGGATGTCTAGCGCTTGCGTCATCTGAAAGCAAAGCGCGGTGTCGCCAAGATCGCTTGAGGTCATCCCATAGTGGACCCAGCGGCTCGGTTTGGGGTCACCTTCGCTGATATCCGCGTCGATGTTCTCGGCCATGGCGGTGAGAAACGCGATGACGTCGTGGTTGGTGGTGCTCTCTATCTCGTCGATCCGCTCGATCGAAAAAGCGGCGGTCGCGCGAATGTGTGCGGCGTCCTTGGCGGTGATACCGATCTCGCCGAGCGCCGCCTGGGCCTCGCACGCGAGAAGTTCGATCTCCTTCCAGATCTCGAACTTGTTCTCGAACTCCCAGATGCGGGCCATCTCGGGGCGTGAGTAGCGAGGGATCATCGGCGGAAACCTTCCGGCGCTCGGGGATGCATGACATCGAACCAAACCGCCGTGCGCGGCTCACTCGTATTATCGCCGAGACGCCGCCGCCGGTCATCCCGTCCAGATAACCGCGCTCTTCGCTCTAGCGACAGGCGCGACGCTGACTGCCGCCAACGCGGACGCTGGCGTCGATCCCAATCCCTTCAGGGGCTCCCCGAAGATGTCGGCGACCTCGCCGTACATCGTTTCGGCGTACTCCTGGTGCCAGTCATCGAGCGAGAGGTAGAACAGCGGCGAGAAGGCGAGTCCCATAGCGGCAACAAGCTCGACGATGACGGGCAGCAGCGTGACGCGCGCAAACAGCAGGTCGATGATTACCGGGTTGAGGTAGTCGCCCTCATGGAAGGGCATCCACATGTGCGTGAGCCCGTCCACACGCACGACGATGTCGTAGCAGTGATTGCCCTCGCCCAGCAAGACGATGGTGTAGTGCCCATCCGGATCCTCGCACTCCCTCTCCCAGCCATGACCCGCCCGTTCGAGAGCCCAGATGCCAGCGAGTGTCTCGAAGTCCGTCGGCATCGTGAGAGGGCATCTCGGCAGTTCTCTAATCGACTCGCGGATGTTAGCGGCGTACGTGAGATGCTTCTCGCAGATGGCGTCCCGGGCGAGCGTCATCGCAAGACTCGCCTCAAACCACGAGGCCGAGTTGATGACCGTACGGAGAAGGTCCGGGTCATTGTGATAGTGCGCGCGAATCGCGCCGATCAGTCGTGTGAGCGGTTGCACAGTTCACTCATTCGGTCGTGTCGGTTCCGCGTGGGAAGTATCGACACGCTTCGCGCCGATGATGAACGCACGCGATGAACGGCGGCCAGCGCGAACCAGCGAGCCGCCTCCGCACCGCAGGGCGACGGCGCCGGAGTCTACTCGATATCTGCGTGGTACGCCTGGAGCGAGCGCACGCCGTCGCGGGACTCTCTGTAGGCAGCAATGCCCGTCGCCGCCGCAAGGGCTGCCGCGGTGGTGGTGATGTAGGGCACTCGGTGGCGGATCGCCGCCTTGCGGATGTACGAGTCGTCAAACTCGCTTGATTTGCCCGCCGGCGTGTTCACGACGAGTTGAATGTCGCCGTTCTTAATCGCGTCTTCGATGTTTGGGCGTCCCTCGTGCACCTTCAGGATCGGCTCGGCGAAGATTCCATGCTCGCCGAGGAACGCCGCGGTTCCACCGGTCGCCCGGATGGAGAATCCTAGCGCGGAGAACTCCCGCGCAGCGGGAAGCACGAGTTCGCGGTCTCGCTCGGCAACGGTGATCAGAACGGTCCCTGTGTCCGGCAGGTGCTGTCCGGCGGCCTCCTGCGCTTTGTGGAACGCGAGCCCAAACGAACTCGCCAAGCCGAGCACCTCTCCGGTCGAACGCATCTCGGGCCCGAGCACTGGATCGACCTCGGGGAACATGTTGAACGGGAACACCGACTCCTTGACTCCAAAGTGCGGCACTTCTCGCTTGACAAGCCCGAGACTGCCGAGCGGCTCACCCAACACGACGCGCGTCGCGAGCCCAGCCATCTGCACATCGCATACTTTTGAGACGAGGGGCACGGTGCGCGACGCCCGCGGGTTCGCCTCAAGCACGTACACGGTGTCTTCAGATATCGCGAACTGCACGTTCATGAGACCTACCACGCCGAGTTCTATGGCGATTCTTCGCGTGTGCTCCTCGATGGTTGCCAGGTGCTCTTCTGCAATTGAGACCGGCGGGATCACGCACGCCGAGTCACCCGAGTGCACGCCCGCGTACTCGATGTGCTGCATGACGGCGGGAACGAAGGCGTCCGTGCCGTCGCAGATCGCATCCGCTTCGCACTCGAGCGCGTTTTCAAGAAACGAGTCGATCAAGACCGGCCGCTCGGGCGCAAGCATCGCCGCGGCGGCCATGTAGCGAGCGAGCATCTCCTCGTCGTGTACGATCTCCATACCTCGGCCACCAAGAACGTAGCTCGGTCGCACCATCACCGGGTAGCCGATCTGGCGGGCCACCTCTCGCGCGTCTTCAAACGTCGAGGCCATCCCTGAGGCTGGCATCGGAATACCGAGGCGCTCCATGATCTCTGAGAAACGGTCGCGGTCCTCGGCAAGGTCAATCGTCTCGGGAGAGGTGCCGACGATCGGCACACCGGCCGCCTCAAGCTCTCGCGCGATGTTAAGCGGTGTCTGACCGCCAAACTGCACGATGACGCCCTCGGGCCGCTCCTTCTCGTAGATCGCGAGCACGTCTTCGACGGTGAGCGGCTCGAAGTAGAGCTTGTCGGAGGTGTCGAAGTCGGTCGAGACTGTCTCGGGGTTGCAGTTGACCATGATCGTCTCAAAGCCAGCTTCGCGAAGCGCGTATGCCGCATGCACGCAGCAGTAATCGAACTCGATGCCCTGGCCGATACGATTGGGGCCTCCGCCAAGCACCATCATCTTACGCCTGCCGCTCACCGGCACCGTGTCGGGCGCGTTGTATGTCGAGTAGTAGTACGCCGCTTCGGCCACGCCGGACACCGGAACCGGTTCGTAACCGTGCACGACACCCAGGCCGATGCGCCGCCTGCGAATCTCGGCTTCCGGCGTGCCGAGCAGGCGCGCGAGGTACGCGTCGGCAAAGCCGTCTCGCTTCGCGCGCGCGAGGAGATCGCCTGGAAGCTCCTCTCCCGCTCGCCCGCCCTCGCCACGCACGCCACCAGCACTCGCGTAAGAAAGCACCTCTTCCTCGAGCGCGACGAGCTCAGCCATCTGCTCGATAAACCACCGCTTGATCTGAGTGCGCGCGTAAAGCTCGTCTACGCTCGCACCCTGCCTGATCGCCTCGTACATGATGAACTGCCGCTCACTCGATGGTTCCGCGAGCAGCCCCATGAGATCCGCAAGGGGCCGCTCGGCAAAGTCACGCGCAAAACCGAGTCCGTAGCGGCCGATCTCCAGCGATCGCACCGCCTTTTGGAATGCCTCCTTGTAGTGTTTGCCGATCGACATCGCCTCACCCACCGCACGCATCTGCGTGCCGAGCTTGTCGATGGCGCCCGGAAACTTCTCAAACGCCCAGCGGGCGAACTTCACGACAACGTATTCGCCACTCGGCTCATAGCTGTCGAGAGTGCCGCCGCGCCAGTAAGGGAACTCGGCGAGCGAAAGCCCAGCGGCGAGGTTCGCGCTCACGTAGGCGATCGGGAAGCCGGTTGCCTTGCTCGCGAGCGCAGAGGAGCGCGACGTGCGGGGGTTGATCTCGATGACGACGATACGCCCGGTCTCGGGATCGTGCGCGAACTGCACGTTCGTCCCGCCCACAACCTCGATCTCCTCAACGATGTCGTAGGCATGCTTCTGCAGCCGGGCCTGGACATCGGGCGCTATTGTGAGCATTGGCGCCGTGCAGAAGCTGTCACCGGTATGTGTCCCCATCGGATCGACGTTCTCGATAAAGCAAACGGTGATGAGACGTCCATCGGCGTCGCGAACGATCTCAAGCTCGAGCTCTTCCCACCCGAGCACCGACTCTTCGACAAGCACCTGCCCCACCATCGAGGCCTGGATACCGCGCGCGACGACGGTGCGCAGCTCCTCGATGTTGTAGACGAGCCCGCCGCCGGTGCCGCCCATCGTATACGCGGGACGGATGACCACGGGGTAGCCAAGGTCTGCGGCGATCTTTTCGGCCTCCTGTACCGAGTGGCAGACCTCACTCCTCGCGCACTCCACGCCGAGGATCTCCATCGCCTTTTTGAACTCCAGGCGGTCCTCCCCGCGCTCGATCGCGTCGATGTTCACGCCGATGATCTCGACCCCGTGCTCGTCGAGCAAGCCCGCACGCTTGAGCGCGGATGAGAGGTTGAGCGCCGACTGCCCCCCGAGATTGGGAAGGAGCGCGTCAGGCCTGGAGGCGGCGATAACCGCGGCGACAGAATCGAGATTGAGCGGCTCGATGTAGGTCTCATCGGCCATGACGGGGTCGGTCATGATGGTCGCTGGGTTCGAGTTGACAAGTACGATGCGATAACCGAGGCGGCGCAGAGCCTTGCACGCCTGGGTGCCCGAGTAGTCGAACTCTGCGGCTTGGCCGATGACGATTGGGCCTGAGCCGATGATCATGACGGTGCGGATATCGTCGCGTCTAGGCATGCATGCTCCTACCAGTTGACAGGAATGTCGCGGCTCGCGAGATACTCCTTGACTTCGCGGACGGAAAACGTACGGAAGTGAAACACGGACGCGGCGAGCAGCGCTGTCGCGTGACCCTCGGCCACACCTTCGTAGAAGTGCTCGAGCGTGCCGGCCCCGCCTGAAGCGATCACGGGAAGCGAGACCGCGTCCGCGATCGCGCGGGTGAACTCCAGGTCATAGCCCGCAAGCGTGCCGTCACCGTCCATGCTCGTGGGAAGAAGCCCGCCAGCGCCAAGCGCTTCGCACCGCACCGCCCACTCGACGCAGTCAACTCCGGTACCAACCGTGCCGCCCGCGACGACCACCTCGAACCCGCTCGGCATCTCGGCGCTGCGACGGCCGTCGATGGCGACGATGATCCGCTCGTTGCCGAACTTCTCGGCGGCCTCCGTCACGAACGCAGGGCGCTTCACCGCCGCGCTGTTGATGCTCACCTTGCTCACGCCGACATCGAAAAGCGCCTCGATATCGTCGAGCGTCGATATCCCGCCGCCTACCGTCAGTGGAACCCCGCCCAACACATCCGCAACGGCGCGGGCCCACTCAAGTCTCGTCGAGCGGTTCTCCAACGTAGCGGCGATATCGAGCATCGCCACCTCGTCGGCACCGGCCTCAGCGTAGAAACGCGCGTTGTCGACCGGATCGCCAGCGTCGCGCAAGTCGACAAAGTGCACCCCTTTGACGACGCGGCCGTCCTTCATGTCGAGGCACGGGATGATAGGCACAGGGTCCACGTGCGCGCTCCTTCCCTCGGCGGTGCGCCCGGTCGACGACACTCGGTTGACGGCATTCTAACGGAAGCGCAAGGCCGGTGCGCGAACGCCTTCGCCCACAGCGTTCGAGCTACCGCGTCGCGGTAAACTGTGACGTGACGAAGCCCGACGAGGAGGAGCTGTGATGACGCGACCCGCATCTACCGCAACCCAGTCAAAACCAGGTCCATCCGAGCGGGAGCTGCTATCTGTTGCCGCTTCAATACGCCCGACCGATCCCTCTGGGGAGCATGCGGCGCGCACCCGGCTCGACCAGCTGACCAAGCCGCCGGGATCTCTCGGTCGGCTCGAAGATATCGCGGCACAAGTGGCCCGTGTACAAGGCCTGGAGAAGCCTTCCGTCGCGCGAAAAGTCGTGCTCCTCATGGCGGGGGACCATGGAGTGGTCGCAGAGGGAATCACGCCGTACCCGCAAGATGTCACCTGGCAGATGGTCGCCAATATCGTTTCAGGCGGCGCCGCTATCTGCCAGATCGCGGCAAGCGTCGGAGCGGACCTTCGCGTCTACGATGTAGGCGTCGCCCGCGACATCACGTTGCCAGGCGTGGTGGCTCGAAAGGTTGCCTACGGCACGCGCAACATGGCTGTGGAACCCGCGATGACGCGTGAAGAATGCGCCGAAGCAGTGCTGACAGGAATCCATGCCGCGCGTGACGCTGCCGCAGACGGCTACACACTGATAGCCACAGGCGAAATGGGCATCGGCAACTCCACTGCCGCCGCCGCTCTCACCGCCGCGTACACAGGAGCGGACGCGGGGGCGGTTGCGGGGCCCGGCACTGGACTCAGCAAAGAAGGTGTCGCCCGCAAGGCGCGCATCCTGCGCGACACGCTTGCTCTTCACGCAACGGCTGACCTCGACGCGCTTGGCAAGCTCGCCGCGGTGGGCGGTCTCGAGATCGCGGCGCTTGCCGGCGTGCTGCTTGGTTCCGCGGAACAAGGCATCTGCGTGGTTTCGGACGGCTTCATTTCGGGTTCAGCAACCCTCGCGGCGGTCGCGCTGTGCCCAGTCGTTGCCGAGTACGTGTTCGCCTCGCACCTCTCGGCAGAGCCCGGACACCCTATCATGCTCGCCCACCTTGGGATGCAGCCGTTACTCGACCTCGACATGCGGCTCGGTGAAGGGACAGGTGCCGCGCTCGCAATGGCAGTCATCGATGCCGCATGCCGCTGCC is drawn from Clostridiales bacterium and contains these coding sequences:
- the cobT gene encoding nicotinate-nucleotide--dimethylbenzimidazole phosphoribosyltransferase, whose protein sequence is MTRPASTATQSKPGPSERELLSVAASIRPTDPSGEHAARTRLDQLTKPPGSLGRLEDIAAQVARVQGLEKPSVARKVVLLMAGDHGVVAEGITPYPQDVTWQMVANIVSGGAAICQIAASVGADLRVYDVGVARDITLPGVVARKVAYGTRNMAVEPAMTREECAEAVLTGIHAARDAAADGYTLIATGEMGIGNSTAAAALTAAYTGADAGAVAGPGTGLSKEGVARKARILRDTLALHATADLDALGKLAAVGGLEIAALAGVLLGSAEQGICVVSDGFISGSATLAAVALCPVVAEYVFASHLSAEPGHPIMLAHLGMQPLLDLDMRLGEGTGAALAMAVIDAACRCLSNMATFSEAGVSSGNA
- the hisF gene encoding imidazole glycerol phosphate synthase subunit HisF gives rise to the protein MDPVPIIPCLDMKDGRVVKGVHFVDLRDAGDPVDNARFYAEAGADEVAMLDIAATLENRSTRLEWARAVADVLGGVPLTVGGGISTLDDIEALFDVGVSKVSINSAAVKRPAFVTEAAEKFGNERIIVAIDGRRSAEMPSGFEVVVAGGTVGTGVDCVEWAVRCEALGAGGLLPTSMDGDGTLAGYDLEFTRAIADAVSLPVIASGGAGTLEHFYEGVAEGHATALLAASVFHFRTFSVREVKEYLASRDIPVNW
- the carB gene encoding carbamoyl-phosphate synthase large subunit, which produces MPRRDDIRTVMIIGSGPIVIGQAAEFDYSGTQACKALRRLGYRIVLVNSNPATIMTDPVMADETYIEPLNLDSVAAVIAASRPDALLPNLGGQSALNLSSALKRAGLLDEHGVEIIGVNIDAIERGEDRLEFKKAMEILGVECARSEVCHSVQEAEKIAADLGYPVVIRPAYTMGGTGGGLVYNIEELRTVVARGIQASMVGQVLVEESVLGWEELELEIVRDADGRLITVCFIENVDPMGTHTGDSFCTAPMLTIAPDVQARLQKHAYDIVEEIEVVGGTNVQFAHDPETGRIVVIEINPRTSRSSALASKATGFPIAYVSANLAAGLSLAEFPYWRGGTLDSYEPSGEYVVVKFARWAFEKFPGAIDKLGTQMRAVGEAMSIGKHYKEAFQKAVRSLEIGRYGLGFARDFAERPLADLMGLLAEPSSERQFIMYEAIRQGASVDELYARTQIKRWFIEQMAELVALEEEVLSYASAGGVRGEGGRAGEELPGDLLARAKRDGFADAYLARLLGTPEAEIRRRRIGLGVVHGYEPVPVSGVAEAAYYYSTYNAPDTVPVSGRRKMMVLGGGPNRIGQGIEFDYCCVHAAYALREAGFETIMVNCNPETVSTDFDTSDKLYFEPLTVEDVLAIYEKERPEGVIVQFGGQTPLNIARELEAAGVPIVGTSPETIDLAEDRDRFSEIMERLGIPMPASGMASTFEDAREVARQIGYPVMVRPSYVLGGRGMEIVHDEEMLARYMAAAAMLAPERPVLIDSFLENALECEADAICDGTDAFVPAVMQHIEYAGVHSGDSACVIPPVSIAEEHLATIEEHTRRIAIELGVVGLMNVQFAISEDTVYVLEANPRASRTVPLVSKVCDVQMAGLATRVVLGEPLGSLGLVKREVPHFGVKESVFPFNMFPEVDPVLGPEMRSTGEVLGLASSFGLAFHKAQEAAGQHLPDTGTVLITVAERDRELVLPAAREFSALGFSIRATGGTAAFLGEHGIFAEPILKVHEGRPNIEDAIKNGDIQLVVNTPAGKSSEFDDSYIRKAAIRHRVPYITTTAAALAAATGIAAYRESRDGVRSLQAYHADIE
- a CDS encoding adenylosuccinate lyase → MIPRYSRPEMARIWEFENKFEIWKEIELLACEAQAALGEIGITAKDAAHIRATAAFSIERIDEIESTTNHDVIAFLTAMAENIDADISEGDPKPSRWVHYGMTSSDLGDTALCFQMTQALDILIDDVRRVGEVCKRRAFETREMLCVGRTHGIHAEPMTMGMKFARWAWAMRRALDRLERTREVVAVGAISGAVGSYSTIDPFVEAYVCERLGLTPEPLSTQVIPRDRHAQFLAVLATLAATAEEIATEVRALQKSETLEAEEPFTSGQKGSSAMPHKRNPITAERICGLARVVKAGAQVGFDNVALWHERDISHSSAERVVLSGSTIALDYLLDKLAWVLDGLVLYPERMRANLEATRGLIYSSRVLLALVDTGMTREDAYAIVQGNAMRVWDDIQQARPGATFRERLEADSRCALTEDRLDELFDPRTFLRRVDVVFERLGGCEF